The following are encoded in a window of Peromyscus maniculatus bairdii isolate BWxNUB_F1_BW_parent chromosome X, HU_Pman_BW_mat_3.1, whole genome shotgun sequence genomic DNA:
- the LOC143271058 gene encoding uncharacterized protein LOC143271058, giving the protein MSAVAEQDLGFPDQEQEGGRMDHDAGQSVLNVLTIREAADDIDGTTGCLGSQAVSRAILGEEPGQEEIWPDTEEICTHVEEVWPDIKDIWPDVEDIWHKVKDIWPDEEETWPDVEDIWPHAEEVWPCIKDIWPVVEDLWPEIEDIWPDVEEPRHSIKDIWPAMEEIWPDVEEPWYSIEDIWPAMVDIWPDVEEPWYSIEDIWPAMVDIWPDVEEPWHSIEDIWPAIEEIWPVLEEAWPDIEEDLYVWNSDQEKEVVQEEAEEDQDGKYEEKEEEKEEEELEIEGNGSHG; this is encoded by the exons ATGTCTGCTGTTGCAGAGCAGGACCTTGGATTTCCTGACCAAGAGCAAGAAGGTGGTAGGATGGATCACGACGCTGGACAAAGTGTCTTGAATGTGCTGACAATCCGTGAGGCTGCTGATGACATCGATGGAACCACAGGATGTCTGGGTTCACAGGCAGTCTCGAGAGCCATTCTGGGGGAAGAGCCAGGGCAGGAGGAGATATGGCCCGATACTGAGGAGATCTGCACTCATGTGGAAGAAGTCTGGCCTGatatcaaggacatctggcctgatgtcgaggacatctggcataaagtcaaggacatctggcctgatgagGAGGAGACCTGGCCTGATGTTGAGGATATCTGGCCTCATGCCGAGGAAGTCTGGCCTTGTATCAAGGATATCTGGCCTGTTGTAGAGGACCTCTGGCCTGAaatcgaggacatctggcctgatgtcgaggaACCCAGGCATTctatcaaggacatctggcctgctatggaGGAAATCTGGCCTGATGTGGAAGAACCCTGGTATtctatcgaggacatctggcctgctatggtggacatctggcctgatgtggaAGAACCCTGGTATtctatcgaggacatctggcctgctatggtggacatctggcctgatgtggaAGAACCCTGGCATtctatcgaggacatctggcctgctatcGAGGAAATCTGGCCTGTTCTCGAGGAAGCCTGGCCTGATATTGAAGAGGACTTGTATGTCTGGAATAGTGACCAGGAGAAGGAAGTAGTTCAGGAGGAAGCTGAAGAAGACCAGGATGGCAAatatgaagaaaaggaggaggaaaaggaggaggaggagctggag ATTGAGGGCAATGGAAGCCATGGATGA